One genomic window of Sphingomonas ginsengisoli An et al. 2013 includes the following:
- the trxA gene encoding thioredoxin TrxA, translating into MPSKTVTDESFATDVLGSDKPVLVDFWAEWCGPCRMIAPALEEISNELGEKVTIAKLNIDENPETPGKYGVRGIPAMLLFKNGQPVAQKVGAAPRGQIQGWLEGAL; encoded by the coding sequence ATGCCCAGCAAGACCGTAACCGACGAGAGTTTCGCCACCGACGTGCTGGGCTCCGACAAGCCCGTGCTGGTCGATTTCTGGGCGGAATGGTGCGGACCGTGCCGGATGATTGCCCCCGCGCTCGAGGAAATCAGCAACGAGCTGGGCGAGAAGGTCACCATCGCCAAGCTCAACATCGACGAAAATCCCGAGACACCGGGCAAATATGGCGTGCGCGGTATCCCAGCGATGCTGTTGTTCAAGAACGGCCAGCCGGTCGCGCAGAAGGTCGGCGCCGCGCCGCGCGGGCAGATCCAGGGCTGGCTCGAAGGCGCGCTGTAA
- the secA gene encoding preprotein translocase subunit SecA produces the protein MLANVAKSIFGSSNDRYVAKLRRIVDTINGYEPTIAAMSDDELKNQTVIFRQRLANGATLDDLLPEAFATVREAAKRTLGQRHYDVQMIGGIALHRGEISEMRTGEGKTLVSTLAAYLNALPGTGVHVVTVNDYLAKRDSEWMGRVHSFLGLTVGVVVPNLTEEERRTAYNSDITYATNNELGFDYLRDNMKYSREQMVQRAFNFAIVDEVDSILIDEARTPLIISGPTDDKSDLYLAADAVVVQLGESDYEKDEKLKTVVLTEEGTEKAERLLEQAGLLEGSNLYDVANTQVVHHLNQALKANTMFRKDIDYIVKDEKVVIIDEFTGRMMDGRRWSDGLHQAVEAKEKVAIEPENQTLASITFQNYFRMYPKLSGMTGTALTEAPEFFDIYKMNVVSIPTHVPVQRKDDEDEFYKNITDKFAAIAKEIKARQEIGQPVLVGTVSIEKSELLSEYLKAEGITHSVLNARFHESEAHIVAQAGRMRAVTIATNMAGRGTDIQLGGNIDFRVEDELKDVPEGAEREAAIARIRDEVLEQRELVRQAGGLFVLGTERHESRRIDNQLRGRSGRQGDPGFSRFYLSLDDDLLRIFGPQTAFSRLMNKELEDGASIRHPWLSKAIETAQKKVEARNYDIRKQVVEFDDVMNDQRKVIYEQRSEIMDSEHISDVIEEFRADTIVGLVAAYCPEGTYPEQWDVAGLKTAVDDVLGLQPPIDDWLKEDAVEPEMIVERLQAQTDEQMTAKVAEMEPERWREIEKSFLLQTLDHHWKEHLSTLDALRQVIHLRSYAQKKPIDEYKQEAFLLFERLLVAIREDVTKMLVKAQVQLEAPPLPELPAFLTQHLDPFTGEDDTFDLDAAARGLVPSPRPDDAMNIPQPDLPPLPEGALNEPVSRNAPCPCGSGRKFKHCHGQLA, from the coding sequence ATGCTCGCCAACGTGGCCAAGTCGATCTTCGGCTCCAGCAACGACCGTTATGTCGCCAAGCTCCGCCGGATCGTCGACACCATCAACGGCTACGAGCCGACGATCGCGGCGATGTCGGACGACGAGCTCAAGAACCAGACGGTGATCTTCCGCCAGCGGCTGGCCAACGGAGCGACGCTCGACGACCTGTTGCCCGAGGCGTTCGCGACGGTGCGCGAAGCGGCCAAGCGGACGCTCGGCCAGCGCCATTATGACGTCCAGATGATCGGCGGCATCGCGCTTCATCGCGGCGAGATTTCCGAAATGCGGACTGGCGAGGGCAAGACGCTGGTGTCGACGCTGGCGGCCTATCTGAACGCGCTGCCGGGCACCGGCGTCCACGTCGTCACGGTCAACGATTATCTCGCCAAGCGCGACTCCGAGTGGATGGGCCGGGTGCATAGCTTCCTCGGCCTGACGGTCGGCGTGGTCGTCCCCAACCTCACCGAGGAGGAGCGTCGCACCGCCTACAACAGCGACATCACCTACGCGACCAACAACGAGCTCGGCTTCGATTACCTCCGCGACAACATGAAGTATTCGCGCGAGCAGATGGTCCAGCGCGCCTTCAATTTCGCGATCGTCGACGAGGTGGATTCGATCCTGATCGACGAGGCGCGGACCCCGCTGATTATCTCCGGACCGACCGACGACAAGTCGGACCTCTACCTTGCCGCCGACGCGGTCGTGGTCCAGTTGGGCGAGAGCGATTACGAAAAGGATGAGAAGCTAAAGACCGTCGTGCTGACCGAGGAAGGCACCGAAAAGGCCGAGCGGCTGCTCGAGCAGGCGGGGCTGCTGGAGGGCTCGAACCTCTACGACGTCGCCAACACCCAGGTGGTCCACCACCTCAATCAGGCGCTCAAGGCCAACACGATGTTCCGCAAGGACATCGACTATATCGTAAAGGACGAGAAGGTCGTCATCATCGACGAGTTCACCGGCCGGATGATGGACGGGCGGCGCTGGTCGGACGGCCTCCACCAGGCGGTCGAGGCCAAGGAGAAGGTGGCGATCGAGCCTGAGAACCAGACGCTCGCCTCGATCACCTTCCAGAACTATTTCCGCATGTATCCGAAGCTGTCGGGCATGACCGGCACGGCGCTGACCGAAGCACCCGAATTCTTCGATATCTACAAGATGAACGTGGTCTCGATCCCGACCCACGTGCCCGTCCAGCGCAAGGACGACGAGGACGAGTTCTACAAGAATATCACCGACAAGTTCGCGGCGATCGCCAAGGAGATCAAGGCGCGCCAGGAGATCGGCCAGCCGGTGCTCGTCGGCACCGTCTCGATCGAGAAGTCGGAGCTGCTGAGCGAATATCTCAAGGCCGAGGGGATCACCCACTCGGTGCTGAACGCGCGCTTCCACGAAAGCGAGGCGCATATCGTCGCCCAGGCGGGGCGGATGCGCGCGGTGACCATCGCCACCAACATGGCGGGCCGCGGCACCGACATTCAGCTCGGCGGCAACATTGACTTCAGGGTCGAGGACGAACTCAAGGACGTGCCCGAGGGCGCCGAGCGCGAAGCTGCGATCGCCCGCATCCGCGACGAGGTGCTCGAGCAGCGCGAGCTGGTCCGCCAGGCGGGCGGGCTGTTCGTCCTCGGCACCGAGCGGCATGAATCGCGTCGCATCGACAACCAGCTGCGTGGTCGTTCGGGCCGTCAGGGCGATCCGGGCTTCTCGCGCTTCTACCTCAGCCTCGACGACGACCTGCTGCGCATTTTTGGTCCGCAGACCGCCTTCTCGCGGCTGATGAACAAGGAGCTCGAGGACGGCGCTTCGATCCGCCACCCGTGGCTGTCGAAGGCGATTGAGACCGCGCAGAAGAAGGTCGAGGCGCGCAACTACGACATCCGCAAGCAGGTCGTCGAATTCGACGACGTGATGAACGACCAGCGCAAGGTGATCTACGAGCAGCGCTCGGAGATCATGGACTCCGAGCATATCTCGGACGTCATCGAGGAGTTCCGCGCCGACACCATCGTCGGGCTGGTCGCGGCTTATTGCCCCGAGGGCACCTATCCCGAGCAGTGGGACGTCGCCGGCCTCAAGACCGCGGTCGACGACGTGCTGGGCCTCCAGCCGCCCATCGACGACTGGCTCAAGGAAGACGCGGTCGAGCCGGAGATGATCGTCGAGCGGCTGCAGGCGCAGACCGACGAGCAGATGACGGCCAAGGTCGCCGAAATGGAGCCCGAGCGCTGGCGCGAGATCGAAAAGAGTTTCCTGCTCCAGACGCTCGACCATCACTGGAAGGAGCATCTGTCGACCCTCGACGCGCTCCGCCAGGTCATCCATCTGCGCTCCTATGCGCAGAAGAAGCCGATTGACGAATATAAGCAGGAGGCTTTCCTGCTGTTCGAACGGCTGCTGGTCGCGATCCGCGAGGACGTCACCAAGATGCTGGTTAAGGCGCAGGTCCAGTTGGAAGCGCCGCCGCTGCCCGAGCTGCCGGCCTTCCTCACCCAGCACCTCGACCCCTTCACCGGCGAGGACGACACCTTCGACCTCGACGCCGCCGCGCGCGGGCTGGTGCCGTCGCCGCGGCCCGACGATGCGATGAACATCCCGCAGCCCGACCTGCCGCCACTGCCCGAGGGCGCGCTTAACGAGCCGGTCAGCCGCAATGCGCCCTGCCCGTGCGGGTCGGGTCGCAAGTTCAAGCATTGCCACGGCCAGCTGGCTTAA
- the putA gene encoding bifunctional proline dehydrogenase/L-glutamate gamma-semialdehyde dehydrogenase PutA, whose translation MNTHQPLGASLDRAAIRRDYRRDEEQVVAERLDQARLPVGKQSEATAIARTLVTHVRAAKPAGLDAFLHAYDLGSDEGVALMCLAEALLRIPDAHTADELIHDKLSGPDWKEKLGESHSPFVNAATFSLLLTGKVLDGANDRSSTWSAALGRAVGRLGEPVIRTAVGQAMKILGGQFVFGRTIDEALTRAAPERKRGLSHSFDMLGEAARTMADADRYAQSYRDALARIAKEAKGGFIASPGISVKLSALHPRYDFLRADEAKAHILPILRELAVTASAADIHLTIDAEEADRLELQMDLLEELVRDDSLFSNGWSGLGMALQAYAKRALPVTEWVVDLARAHGRRLMIRLVKGAYWDSEIKVAQVGGYDDYPVFTRKVATDVSYLGCAKVMLGAPDCIYAAFATHNATTIGAIKALAGSTPFEFQRLHGMGEGLYEGLAKLEAKLGQPQTPVRIYAPVGSHKELLAYLVRRLLENGANSSFVNRIADEQIALDDLIRDPVAELAGLKPRRNPKIALPGEMFGSNRANSSGCDLSDPGVREPLMARLRRLESKKWTAGQGSGARSDVRSPFDHRQVVGTAIETTTAQVDALLAAAFKAQPGWDALGGNRRAALLDRVADLYEEHREDFYSLCIREAGKTLPDAILEVREAVDFLRYYAAEARRLFTAPETLPGPTGELNQLRLHGRGVWTCISPWNFPLAIFTGPVAAALAAGNAAIAKPAEQTPLIGALAVDLMHRAGIPAEVVQLAVGDGKVGAVLVSHQLTAGVAFTGSTSVAKAINRSLAERDGPIVPLIAETGGQNAMIVDSSALPEQVTRDVIASAFQSAGQRCSALRVLFVQDDVADTMLTMIAGAMQTLRIGQPGELAVDVGPVIDAEAKALLDAHIADLCARAKILCELPLPEGAEQGSFVTPVLAEISSLADLDSEHFGPILHVIRYPAGGLDAVIDQINSTGFGLTLGLQSRIDTVRDHVERRARVGNLYVNRNQIGAVVEAQPFGGEGLSGTGPKAGGPHYVARFATERVSCIDTTAAGGNASLMAAID comes from the coding sequence ATGAACACGCACCAGCCGCTGGGCGCCAGCCTCGACCGCGCCGCCATCCGCCGCGACTATCGCCGCGACGAGGAGCAGGTCGTCGCGGAGCGGCTCGACCAGGCGCGGCTGCCGGTCGGCAAGCAGAGCGAGGCGACCGCGATTGCGCGGACGCTGGTGACCCACGTCCGCGCGGCCAAGCCGGCCGGGCTCGACGCCTTCCTCCACGCCTACGACCTCGGTTCGGACGAGGGGGTGGCGCTGATGTGCCTGGCCGAGGCGCTGCTGCGCATTCCCGACGCGCATACTGCCGACGAGCTGATCCATGACAAATTGTCCGGTCCCGACTGGAAGGAGAAACTGGGCGAGAGCCATTCGCCCTTCGTCAACGCCGCGACCTTCTCGCTGCTGTTGACTGGAAAGGTACTCGACGGCGCCAACGACCGCTCCTCGACCTGGAGCGCGGCGCTCGGCCGCGCGGTCGGGCGGCTGGGTGAGCCGGTGATCCGCACCGCGGTCGGCCAGGCGATGAAGATCCTTGGCGGCCAGTTCGTCTTCGGCCGCACCATCGACGAGGCGCTGACCCGCGCCGCGCCCGAGCGCAAGCGCGGGCTCAGCCACAGCTTCGACATGCTCGGTGAAGCGGCGCGGACGATGGCCGACGCCGACCGCTACGCCCAGTCCTACCGCGACGCGCTCGCCCGCATTGCCAAGGAAGCCAAGGGTGGGTTCATCGCCTCGCCCGGCATTTCGGTGAAGCTGTCGGCGCTCCACCCGCGCTACGATTTCCTCCGCGCCGACGAAGCCAAGGCGCACATCCTTCCGATCCTGCGCGAGTTGGCCGTCACCGCCAGCGCGGCCGACATCCACCTCACCATCGACGCCGAAGAGGCCGACCGGCTCGAGCTGCAGATGGACCTGCTCGAGGAGCTGGTTCGCGACGATAGCCTGTTCAGCAACGGCTGGAGCGGGCTTGGCATGGCGCTCCAGGCCTATGCCAAGCGCGCGTTGCCGGTCACCGAATGGGTGGTCGACCTGGCCCGCGCCCACGGCCGCCGGCTGATGATCCGGCTGGTCAAGGGCGCCTATTGGGATAGCGAGATCAAGGTCGCGCAGGTCGGCGGCTACGACGATTATCCCGTTTTCACCCGCAAAGTTGCGACCGACGTCAGTTACCTCGGCTGCGCCAAGGTTATGCTCGGCGCGCCCGATTGCATCTACGCCGCCTTTGCCACCCACAATGCGACCACCATCGGCGCGATCAAGGCGCTGGCAGGGTCGACCCCGTTCGAGTTCCAGCGCCTCCACGGCATGGGCGAGGGGCTTTACGAGGGCCTCGCCAAGCTCGAGGCGAAGCTCGGCCAGCCGCAGACCCCGGTCCGCATCTACGCGCCGGTCGGCAGCCACAAGGAGCTGCTCGCCTACCTCGTTCGCCGACTGCTTGAGAACGGCGCCAATTCGAGTTTCGTCAATCGTATCGCCGACGAGCAGATCGCGCTCGACGACCTCATCCGCGATCCGGTTGCTGAGCTGGCGGGGCTGAAGCCGCGGCGCAATCCGAAGATCGCGCTGCCGGGCGAGATGTTCGGCAGCAACCGCGCCAACTCGAGCGGCTGCGACCTGTCCGATCCTGGTGTGCGCGAGCCGCTGATGGCGCGGCTGCGGCGGCTCGAAAGCAAGAAGTGGACGGCGGGGCAGGGGAGCGGCGCGCGCAGCGATGTTCGCTCACCATTTGACCATCGGCAGGTGGTCGGCACCGCCATCGAGACCACGACGGCGCAGGTCGACGCGCTGCTGGCCGCGGCATTCAAGGCCCAGCCGGGGTGGGACGCGCTCGGCGGCAATCGCCGCGCCGCACTCCTCGACCGCGTCGCCGATCTTTACGAGGAGCATCGCGAGGACTTTTATTCGCTGTGCATTCGTGAAGCGGGCAAGACGTTGCCCGACGCGATCCTCGAGGTGCGCGAGGCGGTCGATTTCCTCCGTTACTACGCCGCCGAGGCGCGGCGGCTGTTCACCGCGCCAGAGACGCTGCCCGGACCGACCGGCGAGCTTAACCAGCTACGCCTCCATGGACGGGGGGTGTGGACCTGCATCAGCCCGTGGAATTTTCCGCTGGCGATCTTTACCGGGCCGGTTGCGGCAGCACTTGCCGCGGGAAACGCCGCCATCGCCAAGCCAGCCGAGCAGACCCCGCTGATCGGCGCGCTCGCGGTCGACCTCATGCACCGCGCGGGAATCCCGGCCGAGGTCGTCCAGCTCGCGGTGGGCGACGGCAAGGTCGGCGCAGTGCTGGTGTCGCACCAGCTGACGGCGGGAGTCGCCTTCACCGGCTCGACCAGTGTCGCCAAGGCAATCAACCGCAGCCTTGCCGAGCGCGACGGCCCGATCGTCCCGCTGATCGCCGAGACCGGCGGCCAGAATGCGATGATCGTCGACAGCTCGGCGCTGCCCGAGCAGGTCACCCGCGACGTCATCGCCTCGGCTTTCCAGTCGGCCGGTCAGCGCTGCTCGGCCCTGCGCGTCCTGTTCGTTCAGGACGATGTCGCCGACACCATGCTGACGATGATCGCCGGGGCGATGCAGACCCTGCGCATCGGTCAGCCGGGTGAACTCGCGGTCGACGTTGGCCCGGTCATCGATGCCGAGGCCAAGGCGCTGCTCGACGCACATATCGCCGACCTTTGCGCGCGGGCGAAGATCCTGTGCGAACTGCCCCTGCCCGAAGGCGCCGAGCAGGGTAGCTTTGTCACCCCGGTGCTGGCTGAGATCTCCAGCCTTGCCGACCTCGACAGCGAGCATTTCGGGCCGATCCTGCACGTCATCCGCTATCCTGCGGGTGGGCTGGACGCGGTGATCGACCAGATCAATTCCACCGGCTTCGGCCTGACGCTCGGCCTGCAGAGCCGGATCGACACCGTCCGCGACCACGTCGAGCGGCGCGCGCGGGTCGGCAATCTCTACGTCAACCGCAACCAGATCGGCGCGGTGGTCGAGGCGCAGCCGTTCGGCGGCGAAGGGCTGTCGGGGACCGGGCCCAAGGCAGGCGGACCCCATTACGTCGCGCGCTTCGCGACCGAGCGGGTGAGCTGCATCGACACCACCGCGGCGGGCGGCAACGCTTCGCTGATGGCGGCGATCGACTAG
- a CDS encoding hemerythrin domain-containing protein produces the protein MDITDLILDQHQQQRRLFGLLQQMHDAKPDELSAVWGALKALLDVHAEAEERFFYPRLLKEGSGEADADSAKEETKDAIEDHNEIRDAGEAVDKEKPGSDSWFKAVTKADEANSKHMGEEERQGLADFREHASVDERHRLGIQFIAFTSEHREGIKAVDKDPDAYVKAPEKELAKG, from the coding sequence ATGGACATCACCGATCTCATTCTCGACCAGCATCAGCAGCAGCGGCGGCTATTCGGGCTTCTCCAGCAGATGCACGACGCGAAGCCCGACGAGCTGAGCGCGGTCTGGGGAGCGCTCAAGGCGCTGCTCGACGTCCATGCCGAGGCCGAGGAGCGCTTTTTTTATCCGCGCCTACTCAAGGAAGGCAGCGGCGAAGCGGATGCCGACAGCGCCAAAGAAGAAACCAAGGACGCCATCGAGGACCACAACGAAATCCGCGATGCCGGCGAGGCGGTCGACAAGGAAAAGCCGGGCTCGGACTCCTGGTTCAAGGCCGTGACCAAGGCCGACGAGGCCAACAGCAAGCACATGGGCGAGGAAGAGCGGCAGGGGCTGGCCGATTTCCGCGAGCATGCGTCGGTCGACGAGCGGCACCGGCTCGGGATTCAGTTCATCGCTTTCACCAGCGAGCACCGCGAGGGGATCAAGGCGGTCGACAAGGACCCCGACGCTTACGTCAAGGCGCCCGAGAAGGAATTGGCGAAGGGCTAA
- a CDS encoding NAD kinase translates to MLPASPATVDRDLAARGIGLVASHNEAAQAAAKLLRRRYSFAEDRQATQLVALGGDGFMLHVLHQMLDEGEFRPVFGMNRGTVGFLMNEWRIDRLAERIEAAKKISVAPLTMVARTIHGDEWTSNAINEVSLLRETRQVAKVEVLVNGRVVLPELVGDGVLVATPAGSTAYNLSARGPILPLAARMLALTPIAPFRPRRWSGAILPDDTRLLFRIHSPHDRMVAAVADQFEVRDVAEVEVSLDRSRSLSLLFDPEHALDERIAMEQFAS, encoded by the coding sequence ATCTTGCCCGCGAGCCCCGCCACCGTCGACCGCGACCTTGCCGCCCGGGGCATCGGCCTCGTTGCCAGCCATAATGAAGCGGCGCAGGCGGCGGCCAAGCTGCTGCGCCGTCGCTACAGCTTCGCCGAGGATCGCCAGGCGACCCAATTGGTCGCGCTCGGCGGCGACGGTTTCATGCTTCACGTCCTCCACCAAATGCTCGACGAGGGCGAGTTCCGGCCGGTGTTCGGGATGAACCGCGGCACGGTCGGCTTCCTGATGAACGAATGGCGAATCGATCGCCTCGCCGAGCGGATCGAAGCCGCCAAGAAGATCAGCGTCGCCCCGCTGACCATGGTCGCCCGCACGATCCACGGCGACGAATGGACCAGCAACGCGATCAACGAAGTCTCCCTGCTCCGCGAAACCCGCCAGGTCGCCAAGGTCGAGGTGCTGGTCAACGGCCGCGTGGTGCTACCCGAGCTGGTCGGCGACGGCGTGTTGGTGGCGACCCCGGCCGGATCGACCGCCTATAATCTCTCCGCCCGCGGCCCGATCCTGCCGCTCGCGGCGCGGATGCTGGCGCTGACTCCGATCGCGCCCTTCCGCCCGCGTCGCTGGTCGGGCGCGATCCTGCCCGACGATACGCGGCTACTGTTTCGCATCCACTCGCCCCACGATCGAATGGTCGCCGCGGTCGCCGACCAGTTCGAGGTGCGCGACGTCGCCGAGGTCGAGGTCAGCCTCGACCGCAGCCGCTCGCTGAGCCTGCTGTTCGATCCCGAACACGCCCTCGACGAGCGGATCGCGATGGAACAGTTCGCCTCCTGA
- a CDS encoding EAL domain-containing protein, whose amino-acid sequence MTAPFHPQRGKRASDRPAAPAPVRQADEALQRALENDELSIAFQPQFDVASGAMIGVEALARWPGVASPVELFARAADANLSERLSRTMQRKALQAAGQWRDGRAALKLSINLLAEDLARPGYEQWLLDEIVAAGLTPERITAEITEGSLVADPVAAAARLARLRSAGVRIAVDDFGTGYASLAYLTTLPLDLIKIDRGLIIDMVGGSRDRIVVRALIALARELELEVVVEGVEDPAQLELLQQWGCDYYQGFLGAEALDDVELARFVSEGRTAPPAR is encoded by the coding sequence ATGACGGCCCCTTTCCATCCCCAGCGCGGCAAACGCGCTTCCGATCGGCCCGCTGCGCCGGCGCCGGTTCGCCAGGCTGACGAGGCGCTTCAGCGGGCACTCGAGAACGATGAGCTCAGCATCGCCTTCCAGCCCCAGTTCGACGTTGCCAGCGGGGCGATGATCGGGGTCGAGGCGCTCGCCCGCTGGCCCGGGGTCGCCAGTCCGGTCGAGCTGTTCGCCCGCGCAGCGGACGCCAACCTGTCCGAGCGTCTGTCCCGAACGATGCAGCGCAAGGCGCTCCAGGCCGCCGGCCAGTGGCGCGACGGCCGCGCCGCGCTCAAGCTGTCGATCAACCTGCTGGCCGAAGATCTGGCGCGGCCCGGCTATGAGCAGTGGCTGCTCGACGAGATCGTCGCCGCCGGCCTGACGCCCGAGCGGATCACCGCCGAAATCACCGAGGGCAGCCTGGTCGCCGATCCCGTTGCGGCGGCCGCCCGGCTGGCGCGGCTGCGGTCCGCCGGCGTGCGGATCGCCGTCGACGACTTTGGTACCGGTTACGCCAGCCTCGCTTACCTCACCACGTTGCCGCTCGACCTCATCAAGATCGACCGTGGGCTGATCATCGACATGGTCGGGGGCAGCCGCGACCGGATCGTGGTGCGCGCGCTGATTGCGCTCGCCCGTGAACTCGAGCTTGAGGTGGTGGTCGAAGGGGTGGAGGACCCGGCCCAGCTCGAATTGCTCCAGCAGTGGGGCTGCGATTATTACCAAGGCTTCCTCGGTGCCGAGGCGCTCGACGATGTCGAGCTCGCCCGGTTCGTCAGCGAGGGCCGAACCGCGCCTCCAGCGCGTTGA
- the surE gene encoding 5'/3'-nucleotidase SurE, with product MRILLTNDDGVNAAGLKLLEEVARRFSDDIWVVAPLEEQSGTGHSLTLTRPLRLRKLGERRFAVAGTPTDSVLMALFHVMKDARPDVILSGINRGANLGEDVTYSGTVSAAMEGALAGVRSIALSQAYAREGMGDTVPFAAAEAWAERVLGPLLTEDMPAGTLVNVNFPPSAPDDVRGVRVCRQGIRDYGRTQIIHRTDPRGFNYYWLGLGPLVQTPGHQTDLEAIADKYVSVTPLHLDLTHEPSLNALEARFGPR from the coding sequence ATGCGCATCCTCCTCACCAACGACGATGGCGTGAACGCCGCTGGCCTCAAGCTGCTGGAGGAGGTCGCGCGGCGGTTTTCCGACGATATCTGGGTGGTGGCGCCGCTCGAGGAGCAGTCGGGCACGGGTCATTCGCTGACCCTCACCAGGCCGCTCCGGCTGCGCAAGCTGGGCGAGCGCCGGTTCGCGGTGGCGGGCACGCCGACCGATTCGGTGCTGATGGCGCTGTTCCACGTGATGAAGGACGCGCGCCCGGACGTGATCCTGTCAGGCATCAATCGCGGCGCGAATCTGGGTGAAGATGTCACTTACTCAGGCACGGTCTCGGCGGCGATGGAAGGCGCGCTTGCCGGGGTGCGCTCGATCGCGCTCAGCCAGGCCTACGCCCGCGAAGGGATGGGCGACACCGTTCCCTTCGCCGCGGCCGAGGCGTGGGCCGAGCGCGTCCTTGGTCCGCTGCTGACGGAGGACATGCCCGCAGGAACGCTGGTCAACGTCAACTTCCCGCCCAGCGCGCCCGACGACGTGCGCGGCGTCCGTGTCTGCCGCCAGGGCATCCGCGACTATGGGCGGACCCAGATCATCCACCGCACCGACCCACGTGGCTTCAACTATTATTGGCTGGGACTAGGGCCGCTGGTCCAGACGCCTGGTCACCAGACCGACCTCGAAGCGATCGCCGACAAATATGTGTCGGTCACCCCGCTCCACCTCGACCTTACCCACGAGCCCTCGCTCAACGCGCTGGAGGCGCGGTTCGGCCCTCGCTGA
- the dksA gene encoding RNA polymerase-binding protein DksA: MILPHGYKPSDDEEFMCTAHKAYFLRKLLDWKDAIVEESRATMAQLQIDSLREPDLADRASSETDWGIELRTRDRQRKLIGKIEAAIRRLYAGEYGYCDVTGEPISLGRLEARPIATMTLEAQERHERIEKVSRDD, from the coding sequence ATGATCCTGCCGCACGGCTACAAGCCGAGCGACGACGAAGAGTTCATGTGCACCGCGCACAAGGCCTACTTCCTGCGCAAGCTGCTCGACTGGAAGGACGCCATCGTCGAGGAGAGCCGGGCGACCATGGCCCAGCTCCAGATCGACTCGCTCCGCGAGCCCGATCTCGCCGATCGCGCGTCGAGCGAAACCGACTGGGGGATCGAGCTTCGCACCCGTGACCGCCAGCGCAAGCTCATCGGTAAGATCGAGGCGGCGATCCGCCGCCTCTATGCCGGTGAATATGGCTATTGCGACGTCACCGGGGAGCCGATCAGCCTCGGCCGGCTCGAAGCCCGCCCGATCGCGACCATGACGCTGGAAGCGCAGGAGCGGCACGAACGGATCGAGAAGGTCAGCCGCGACGACTGA
- a CDS encoding YdcH family protein, whose protein sequence is MTNMENAHVDALASKHAALQSQIDAEEQRPHPDDVLLHQLKKEKLRLKDEMLGLATLH, encoded by the coding sequence ATGACGAATATGGAAAATGCACACGTCGACGCTCTGGCATCTAAGCATGCTGCTCTCCAGTCACAGATCGACGCGGAAGAGCAGCGACCCCACCCCGACGATGTGCTCCTCCATCAACTGAAAAAGGAAAAGCTGCGTCTCAAGGACGAGATGCTCGGCCTCGCCACGCTGCACTGA
- a CDS encoding YdcH family protein, protein MNDDLLHGRLDALRSEHRTLDEELRALVAEPNGNQLELARLKRSKLRLKDEIAFLEDQLVPDIIA, encoded by the coding sequence ATGAACGACGATCTTCTCCACGGTCGGCTCGACGCCTTGCGGTCAGAGCATCGGACGCTCGACGAGGAGTTGCGGGCGCTCGTCGCCGAGCCCAACGGCAACCAGCTCGAGCTGGCGCGGCTCAAGCGGAGCAAGCTACGTCTCAAGGACGAGATCGCTTTTCTTGAAGACCAATTGGTCCCCGACATCATCGCTTGA
- a CDS encoding DUF1465 family protein yields MSDPFDPAADRARTTPRLIESLYTEAMVLADEARTYFDREGRDERSQLDPFVRVGFACESLKVTTRIMHIVAWLLTQRAVETGEIAPASATRPERRLGHAADSDPDVVSQLPAAAQRLVTASTELYARVKRLDEEGFDEAPVPSPARALMGRLERDLRRGAHGD; encoded by the coding sequence ATGAGTGACCCGTTCGACCCAGCTGCCGATCGTGCCCGGACCACCCCGCGCCTGATCGAGAGCCTCTACACCGAGGCGATGGTGCTGGCCGACGAGGCGCGCACCTATTTCGATCGCGAAGGCCGCGACGAACGCTCGCAGCTCGATCCGTTCGTGCGGGTCGGCTTCGCCTGCGAGTCGCTCAAGGTCACCACGCGGATCATGCACATCGTCGCCTGGCTGCTGACCCAGCGCGCGGTCGAGACGGGCGAGATCGCGCCGGCCAGCGCGACCCGTCCCGAGCGGCGCCTCGGCCACGCGGCCGACAGCGATCCGGACGTGGTCTCGCAACTTCCCGCGGCCGCCCAGCGCCTCGTCACGGCCAGCACCGAGCTTTATGCGCGGGTCAAAAGGTTGGACGAAGAGGGCTTCGACGAGGCCCCGGTGCCGAGCCCGGCGCGAGCGCTGATGGGGCGGCTCGAACGCGACCTCCGGCGCGGCGCGCACGGCGACTAG